A region of Haliotis asinina isolate JCU_RB_2024 chromosome 9, JCU_Hal_asi_v2, whole genome shotgun sequence DNA encodes the following proteins:
- the LOC137296685 gene encoding uncharacterized protein, with product MGFYLLLSAIIACAYAGVANAGKCPANHTKMFKMCTQKIQVNIQSAQGHMFITDPDYTKKMCEGGEVDKAISCMETVYSDCSVEGMEDFDFLVNPKSWRSAMKEICKNKKFLKDNAGCMRKSAKEMGPCVQNFTKAVEVEQGLKQVDISAQGKKNQREVYELVCRLSDQLMTCFDKTLLKHCPKKLEKILDDVLHKFLPPICHPKTSYKTINDENSSSVSIPATVTVVVSVLMCLRSIL from the exons ATGGGTTTCTACTTGCTCCTATCTGCGATCATTGCGTGTGCATACG CCGGTGTGGCCAACGCAGGCAAGTGTCCAGCTAATCACACCAAGATGTTCAAGATGTGCACACAGAAGATCCAAGTGAACATCCAGTCGGCCCAGGGACACATGTTCATCACGGACCCTGACTACACCAAGAAGATGTGCGA GGGTGGAGAGGTGGACAAAGCCATTTCCTGCATGGAGACCGTCTACAGCGACTGCTCTGTGGAAGGGATGGAAGACTTTGACTTCCTCGTCAATCCCAAAAGCTGGCGGTCCGCCATGAAGGAGATCTgcaagaacaaaaaat TCCTAAAGGACAACGCGGGCTGTATGAGGAAATCAGCGAAGGAGATGGGCCCCTGTGTGCAGAACTTCACGAAGGCTGTTGAGGTAGAGCAAGGGCTGAAGCAGGTCGACATCTCAGCTCAGGGCAAGAAAAATCAAAGGGAGGTGTACGAGCTCGTATGCAG ACTGTCCGACCAGCTCATGACCTGTTTCGACAAGACTCTCTTGAAGCACTGCCCCAAGAAGCTGGAGAAAATCTTAGACGACGTCCTGCACAAGTTTCTCCCTCCAATCTGCCATCCTAAAACTAGCTACAAGACCATCAACGATGAAAACAGCTCCTCTGTGTCCATCCCGGCGACTGTAACGGTGGTCGTTAGTGTGCTCATGTGCCTTCGATCTATCTTGTAA
- the LOC137297127 gene encoding uncharacterized protein, with product MNLTEISAILLWMCVRYTQGNDGCKLDAFHRCFQSRFMDNSEPENVHNACLHQRSRTSQCMEKVKRECEAELRQTIDTAAWKDAVALYCDNTHLFAANVNCTQRVKSFMGECSASWLPHFTEKTKHRNITMSDAKTGMQLTCEYKEDTLECVDSRLSRKCPDNVRNVLVQVIRLFNKPACSFGPYVDKTMHPTTSSTSSTSSQRDDNTNTGSNITAAYVIWSLVLAHLMS from the exons ATGAACCTTACTGAGATTTCAGCAATCCTTTTGTGGATGTGTG TTCGGTACACCCAGGGGAATGATGGCTGCAAACTTGACGCTTTTCACCGCTGCTTCCAATCCCGGTTCATGGACAATAGCGAACCAGAAAATGTCCACAACGCATGCCT tcatCAAAGGTCAAGGACGTCCCAATGCATGGAGAAGGTTAAAAGGGAATGTGAAGCAGAGTTGCGACAGACCATAGATACCGCGGCGTGGAAGGATGCTGTGGCCTTATACTGTGACAACACTCATC TCTTTGCTGCCAACGTCAACTGTACTCAACGGGTAAAATCTTTTATGGGGGAGTGCTCCGCATCGTGGCTGCCGCACTTCACAGAAAAGACGAAACACAGGAACATTACCATGTCTGACGCCAAAACAGGGATGCAGCTCACATGCGA GTACAAGGAAGACACACTGGAGTGTGTGGACAGTAGACTCTCCAGGAAGTGTCCAGACAATGTCCGGAACGTCCTGGTTCAGGTCATCCGTCTGTTCAACAAACCTGCCTGCTCTTTCGGACCCTACGTGGACAAAACCATGCATCCTACCACGTCGTCCACGTCGTCCACATCGTCGCAGCGAGATGACAACACAAATACTGGATCCAATATCACAGCGGCATATGTCATTTGGTCTTTAGTTCTAGCGCACTTGATGTCGTAG